The stretch of DNA CCAAACAGGGCAAGCCTGATACGTTGAAGTAGCGAACAAAAAACGTGCGATTTAGCAGGTGGACAATTCAAAAGGTCCCATTCAAAAATGCTAAAAAAAAAACATCAACTAGGCTTCACGGAAACTGGCAACAGTTTATGCAGAACGTACCACCAAAAAATTCCATGGCCTGAAGAAAAAATCTTTATTCAATGGCCCTGAAAAGATAACTATTTCCAAGGTTACTGCTCTGATACAAAGTGAAACATTTCATGCATCTACAATGGATGCTGGATTTGTCAATCTGTGGTATGACGGTTTTACCGTTGTTATTGACGACACTCATCTATCGCCGTAGGACAAAGAAGCTGCATAGAGAATGAGATTCTCTTTTGTTAAGGAGCTCAGCAATCAAACTGGAAGGAAAATGCTCGTTGGAATTTTAGGCCTCTATCTTGTGAAAGCCGGAAGAACAAACTGCAGGAATCACAGGGACCTCATCGCCTTGATCCAATCAACGTCTAATCTAAAATCGCCTGGCCCAGTCTTAGCACCAGGAACGCCGCCTTCTGCATTTAACGAGAGAGACATTCCCACGACGCGAGAAGGATTCATTTCCATGTTCGCTTCGATCACGTTTCCTTTCCATGTAGGTAAATAGCTATCGAGAGGGATCTGGATGGAAAAACAGAGTGGTGTTTTAATCATGAACaaacatatactccctccatttctaaaTATAAGCCTTTTTACAGATTTCAATACAGACTACAttcggatgtatatagacatattttagagtgtacattcactcattttgctctgtatgtaatccgtattgaaatctctaaaagggctcatatttagaaacggagggagtaattgcAGTTGTGACTAGAGAAATTACCTTCAAGATCCGCCAGCTACCCTGAGGTACGTACACGAAAGCCTGCCACGAGTTATCTTCCTCTTGTCCAGGTGAATTCACCCAGTTCTCTGTGTATATCTGTATACAAATATGGAGCATTATATTGACTGGACATCAATTATTCATTATTTTTGCCAGTCGTATACGTACAGTAGATATGTAGGTTCTTCCATCCCCTCTGAGCTTCATTGCTATTGTATCATACGAATCAAGATCGATGTAACCATCAAACTGAAACAAGGAATCACATGAAGTCAGCAGAACAGAATCTACATACTGAGAATGCTCAAAATTAGAAATCATTGTTATTTCGTGGACAGCATTATGGTGCCTATTTAAAGATATGTATACTTTCTACTTTTTTTAAGTAACAGACAATCATTTTCAATGTAACAGCATCATTTTACTAGTACTGTGATTAGCTAGTCCATAGACACCCTTCACCAGCTATATCCCTCAGTGCAGAAAGAACGCTATACCTTCTTTGATCGCATTCCGCAGAAACCACTCCGCCTGATCCTCCATGGTGATCCCTCGGACATATCCAAGGAGAGGTTGCCAGAAAAGACACCTTCACGAGTGCAAATGTTGGTTAAATCGTTGAAAAAACTGTGAAGCTTAAAATTAATGAGCTAGTAAGGAATACGGTCCATGGAAATCATGAATAAATGGATTTCATGTTTCATATAATTATATTCAGCTGTTATTAATCAGTACATAGAAAAGACGGCAGCTGATACTCCCTGCTAAACTAGACTAGCACAGACAAATGACAATGAACAGTACCACAAGTCATTCCCTTTTTTAGACAGCATTTCATGTTTCATATAATAATATTCAACTGCTATTAACCAGTACATAGAAAAGGTAGCAGCTGATATTCCCTGCTAAACTAAACTAGTACAGACAAATGACAATGAACCACTACAAGGCATTCCCTTTTTTAGACAGCGATTAAGCTTATTTCTTCTCATAGGTTCTACATGACTGCAGTTACACACCACATACGAACTGGAAAATAATGTGAGCTATACTTCAAAAGATTGGGCCAGCTGGAAAATTAAGCATGTCAAAGACATAGTACCTGTTGATGAAGTATCTCCACCAGAAACACTATCAGTTATCTCCAGTGATGCGGATGATAAACCTGGAGAACAACACTGTTCAATCATATTATCTCATAGATGCAAATACAAGTTTGATAGTAGTTCCGTTTTACAAAAAGGTGCAGACAGCATATAAATTTGATACAGATGTCAGAGAGATAATCATCTGTGGTGGAGAAAACAGGTTATCAAATTTCCGTCAGACGTAATCATCTGTGGTGGAGAAACAGGTTATCAAATTTCCGTCAGACGTAAGAAGCAATCCCATGAAAATTATTGTAAGCCATGAGGCACTACACAGTCTTGATGCTTTACTCATCTATAAAGAAAGTAAACTAGTACGTATAATTCATCGGTATCAGGTATAATGCTCTACAGTATGCACAAAGGAAATGGACAGTAATGCTCTACTGTAGCACATATCCTTAGGAAGGACTTAAACCATACATCAGGAAGATTCTAAGTACCACAACTCAATAGCAAATCATTTATGTTGTTCTCCGGAAGATACAAGGAAGATACAGTGGTATTAGATATAATACTCCGCGGGAGCACAAAGGAAACAGACAGTAATGCTCTACTGCAGCACATAATCTTAGGAAGGACTACACTACTCAAAACAAGGAAGTACCATGGACGCCTAAATCAGTAACATATTCATCTAAAGACAACATTCTTCAGCGACTCAACATGTCACCTTCTTTGCATATTCCGAGAATAATAGAAAATTACAATTTTGGTGCCAGGCAGAAATGTTGGGAATTCAAATCTTTCATGAGTATCTGACAATAAAAGAAGTACAAACGTGCTTTACTCTATGTCTCTACCATATCAGTTATTCAGAGAAACTGTGACAACTATATTTAAAGAAGAAATCATCAACTTGATGCATTACCTCCATACTCTGAATCCGAGTACAAGTGCCACTTCTTCACCTCATCTTTTGAATTGAAATTGAAGATGTATCTTTCACTTGGTGGAAATAAATCTTCTGAATTCCATACAACAGCTGCCAATTTGGTATATATGGGTACAAGATTAATGCATAGGCCCAAAATAATGTGTATATTGTGATGTACTACTGTTACAAAATCCGGACGTAATGCCAACAGAGATAAGGGGTTAGATATGCCAAAAGAGTTGTCAGATGACTTAGGGGAAGGTGTGAAAATTCACTGGATACATGCTGCCAATTAGAGGAGAAAAATATTCGGCACAATTTTCCGTTTATATAGAAACATGATAAATTTATTTACCATACCATACAGTTAGCGAAATGCATGAGTAGTAACTTCTTAAAAATCAGCTTACGGTGCCATAGGCAACAACTAAAGGTTTATATATCAGTTTATGTTCGGAATGAAATCGAAATAGTGAATATATACTCTGGTTAGTGATCTGTTAGTATTGGACTGATATCCACGGTAATTCCTATCCCAATTCGTCAGTACGAAATAACCTTATGTGCACTGCATCGCACTAATCGTCAGGCTCCACTCGCAGCGAGCAAGCTAAGTTCTTCACACTCAGGACTTGAGAGAGTAGGCATGATTCCTACAATGACCTCTTCCAGTTAACATTTCGGCATTTCGCACACAACAACGGTTCAAGACTATCATAGGCAACACGACTATGGGTTTCGTTGAGGAAATGGACCGAATAGGCACAGTGTATCAACGAGATTGGGGTGTGTGATAGGGACCTACCTCGCTTGGTAGCGTTCACGGAAGCTTGCCAGAGCGCCCGCAGCCTCGACATGGCGAAAGCTCACTAGTACCTTTGATCCGGAGAGGGCAAGCCTAGGATCCGAAGGGAGCGGCCAGCAGACGGTGACCTGGATAGGAGCAGACGGGTCAGCGGTGGAGCGCGGCCCGACGGTTGTGAATGGAGCCGCTCTCGCCGGAGGAGCAGCACGAGGATGGCCGGAGGCGTACAACCTCGTCCGGCGGCGAGGACCAACTTGTGGGGGAGCGCCACTGGCGTTGCggaagggggcggcggcgggtcgGCGCCAGCGGAATGGGGACGGAGGGCCTGTCGAGGGCCAGATGGGTTAAAGGATTCAGATCACACGGTGAGAAGTGGCGTGGCCGCTGTAAGAGTTCCTTAAGAGCAACTCCTACTTGCCGACCTATTTCATCCGCGCATGTTTGTTTGGATCGTCGCGAAGTCAACGCGCCGATCTAAACGGACACACGTCAGCTTTTTGACCGTCTGTCAACCTGTTTCTGAATCAAATTTGAGTATCGTTTGCGTCGACCCGGATAAGAAACGAACATTCACGACGCGCACCTACTCCTCTTCTGATCCGCCAGTCGATGGCACAACGACCATCATTTCCCTTCATTTGCCCAAAACCCTCCCGGCCGCTAGCGCTTCCGACCGCTCGCCATGGACGACACGCCGACCCTTGACGCCGCCGCGGGCCTCACCTCTGTCGCCTCCGTCAAAGGCAAGCCACACGCGCCCCGCGAGACAGCAGCGccgcccaagaagaagaagcagctgacGCCCGAGGAGCGggccttccagtcggccaagagGAAGGGTCGAAGGAACACACATAATGCAAGGGACGAAGCGGCGGCCGTCGCCGCCCTCATCTTCTGATCCACCAATGCTCGAGTCGCCGCGTCAACAAGGGAGGCCTGATCTACCTAGGGTTAAACCCTAGACAGCAAGGGCTTGCCCACGCCGCCGTGGCCGCGACCAGCACGGGCTTGTCGGTATTTCCTCGGATGATGCTGCCAGATTCGCCGCATACGTCTGTCATGTTGCCGATTCCCGGCTTCCACGTCTATCTGCAAGCCTCCCGCTTCTCCAGGGAATGCTCGCGGGAGGTGGGCGTGGTGGCGCCATCCACACCCGTGCCAACTCCCGTGGCCATCGACCTCAACGCCACGTCGGTGGCTGGTGCATCATCCTCCAGAGGGGTGAGGAAACGCCCGCGTGAGATGCCAGCCAACATGCTCCCCGGCGACCGCAACCTGTTCGACAGAATGTCGGTGGCCAGCGACGATGAAATGGCCAACCGTTTCATCATCGAGAATATTATCTTCGAAGGTGGTGCGGCGGCCGCTGCCTCTGCTGGCGGTGACACCGCGGCTGCCTGCGATCCCGAGAAGACCCAAAGCCAAGATCGTCGATCGCTATTCACGCTGATGACCTATGATTAAGCTAGCATGGACGACACCTTCATGCAAGATAatgcagttatggaagttggttTTCTATTAAATTATTATCTTATTTGtgcttcttgttttctttggatCGATTCTCTTTGCGAAGAATTGGTGAATTATTTACTCTGATGTACCAAGATGTCGTTCAATAAAATGAAAAAAGCAATGAAATTTATTTCAATGGCCAACaatgaaataaatttgaaaaaaaattactGATGGGCTGCTTGGTCCGGCCAAAATTTAGTGACTAAAAAAATAGTCCACTAAGCTTTACTCGACGGTTTACTTTATTTTTTACGGAATCGATAACTCCCGAACGACCAGTGTTTTTGCTTCTCGCCCCGAACGCTCTAATCATCGTCCATTTTTCTGCACTAATTTTAAAGCATGTCAGAGTGCCACGTCGGATGAGGGGTAGCGTTCGGGGATAACGACGCCCACAACGAACGCTCCACCCACTCCACCATTCCCCATTTCTCCCCTTTCTCCCCTGCTCTATCCTCCCCTCGCTTCTAGAGCTCCGCCCGAGAGAGGCGATTTCCATGTTGGTCTATGGAGTCCAGCTACGCATTTCTCCGGTGAGCTACGGGTGGCCGGTGCGTGATGGCGAGGACCACAGTGGCGAGCTCGGATAGCAGCTGATGTTGCGGCAGTCAGCGCGTGGCTCGGCCAATGGAGCTGTTCAGGGGGCCTCCGCGCATCGTTTGTGCGCGTGCGCCGCTTGCTCCCTGCGCCGCCGCGGCCGGCAACgagttctctctctctctctctctctctctcgaccAGATCCGTTTTGACGTCTTTGTCCGTACAGAGGAGACCAGCCGCCGTCGGTGGTTGTGGTGTTGAGGGCTTGCCGCAGGTGACCAGGGAGGAGAATGGCGGTGGAGGAGGCGAGAATGGCACCTGGGCTGGCGGGCGCGTGGTGCTGAGCAGTGGCTCGCAGGCGCGGTTGCGGCGGCACGATACTTGGCGCCCGCGGGGTGGCCAGGTTGAGCCTGTTGCTCGCGGCGCACGGTGGCCATGGTGAGTCGGCTGATCACAGCATCCAATGGCAGCTCACCGAGACACACCGACGGAAGCGCATGGAGAAGCACAACGCATCTGCTTTTTCGTCGCTGGCATGCGCTCCTGAAGCGGGGAGCTCCAGCCTCTGTGGTACGAATGTGTCGTAGTTTTGAGTTCTGCACTTAGATACCACAAAATACCTAGTTGTTATTTTTAGTCAGAGAACGGTGCTTTTTTTTGTCCAGTTTCCTGCTCATGGAGCACAATGTTGCATTTTCTAGTGCATGGACCATGTCAAATTTTTGTAACAATATCATGGCGAAATTATTTCTTTTTTGCAACACGACAAATTTACCATGtttttgccatggcaattttACCTTTTCTCTTGCCAATGCAAATTTGCCTTTTTTAAAGTGCCATGCTAAATTAACCTTTTTCTGTTTTGTCATGGCAACTTAACATTTACATACATGGCAATTTACACTTTTTACATAAATGGCAACTGTTTTTACTTTTACTCTTTGCTCATGGCAAATTTACTTCTTTACTTGCCATGGCAAATAACTTTTACATCCATGTCAAATTTTACTTTTTATTTGCCATGGCATTTTTCAATCCACATTTTTTTGTGTCTTCATGTATATAGTAAAATATCATCGCAATAAAATTAACTTTTTTATTTTTGCCGTATGGAAAAATTACCTTAATTGACATGTCAAATTTACCTTAATTGCCATGGCAACTCTTAACTTTTATTACCATggcaatttttttttatttttgacaCGACAATTTTACCTTAATTTACATGGAAAATTTACCTATACTGCCATGGCAAATATTTAAATTTTATTGCCATGGAAAATTAACCTTTTTTTGCCATGGAAACTCTTAACTTTTATTGCCATGACAGTTTTTACTTTTTATTTTTGACATGGCATATTTCCATATGTCGCCATGACAAATATTTGAATTTATTGCCATGGCAAATTAAACATTTTTGCCATGGCATTTTTTTTCATTCACTATATAGCATGGCAACTTTTTGGTCGTGTAGTCTGGATTTCCTTATTTATCCTGAGTGTTTTTTTGCCATATTCTTTCAATAAAATCCATTTACCAGTTACATTTGCTCAAAAAGTTGCCTTCTGTTTTAGTGAAAAAAAACTCCTAAATTTGCCATCTATTTTTGAAGAAAAACTTACTAAATTTGCCATGTGTAAACATTTCATTATAGGTAGTGCAATAATTTTATTTAGTTTTTAATCCATGGTAATTTTATGTTTTGAAATCATGGGCCATAGCAAATTCCCTTCTTTTTCTTTAATTTTCATGATGGAAATTTTATTCTTTAGTGTCATGGCAATTGTATTTTTTTAACATGGCAATTTATACTACCATACCATGGCAAATTCCTCACACACAATTTTGTCTTCAAATTGTGCATACAATTTAATTAAAAATATCATGGCATTTTTTACTATGAATCTTGCATGGCGTTTTGTTTTGTTTGTATGATGAAAATTGCCATGACTATTTTCCTTTTGGGTCATTGAAAGAAACAATTTCGTTTTACCCATGGCATTTTTTGTGCTTTAACGTTGATGCCTTCTTTTTCGTAGCACTGCAAAATCTGGGCTTTAATCTGGCCCAACATAGAAACAGTTGGGCTTTTTTCGCTACCAGGCTGTAGGGTCGACAGGGAGGGGCATTCGGGCCTGGGGGGCTCTCCTCCCGAACGAATAAGTTCGGATCGATCCCCCCTCCACTACGAACGAACGTTCGTGCGTTATCTACGTCCATCTTTTAAGGGATTGACTTGGCCGGAGCATATAAGCTTGATTGGTAAAATTCTTGTGCAATGCTAGTAGGTATATAAACTTGGTTGGTAAAATTCTTGTGCAAGTGAATACAAAGTGGAGCATCACGCTTGCCATCGTTTTCGTGAACTTTGTGCCGATATAGAGAATATCCGGGCAGCCCCTGGGTTTTCAGCGTTGGAGTGGAAAAAGACAGGCTACCAGCGCTCTATACATGCGTGGGCTCGTGGGTCGTGGTATATCCTGCGATCCTGGACTCTAGCGAGGACTCCCGCGTCGACGTCTTTCTACTGTGGCAGCATGCACGAAAGCACGCGGACTGTGTCGTGTTGGCGTGAACCACCGCTGCCGGTCATACACCTGTAACGCCGCCGGGTTTGGACAATGGGTGTGGTTGGTTGGCCTGCCGGCCACGGGCGCCGGTGAAGACTGACGGTGGTGCACGCACGGTGTGGATAAGGAAGCGGATGCGCGCAGCCATTGGCATCTCGAGCCTCCAGAACGGGATACGAACCCACGATCCATTTGGCGTATAGCACATGCACAACGAGGGAGTAGTTTTGTACGTGTTCATCTATTCTTCAAATTGGCCAGTAATGGCAAGAACGAATGATCACGCGACGAGAACAACGACGGGGCTCCTCACAGCGTGGACTCCGTCGCTCCACGTGTACGAGCCTGCAAGATATTTCCTCTTCATACGCCGACTTCTCTTCCCGGTCGCTGCGATCTTTATCGTGAAGGTCTTCTTCTCTCCGGTGCGTGCGAAGGCGAGGCTCGTCGGCGAGACCTTCACGGAGAAGCCCATGGGCTCGACCACAGCGACGCTGTAATGCGCCCCAGGCTCGCCGACGTTGGTCACCGTCCGGTGCACGGTGGTGGACCCGTTGAGGCCGTGGATGGCGACGGAAGGGTAGTTGAGCTCGTGCGGACGCGGCGGGCTCGCCGGGCACGGGAACGAGCGGTCCAGCTGCGCGCCTTCGCTCGCGCAGGCGTAGAGGAGGTAGTCCTGGAAGGACGCGTCGTACACCAGGCCCGGGTCCATCGCGTGCTTGGGCCTGATGTGGCCCGAGCCGTAGTCCATGGGCCCCGCCACTGTTCCGTCAGCGTTCGTTATTGGGCCGCCTTCCGCGTTGTTAGTCGTTGCTGTCAAAACCATACACAAAGAGATCACGTGGGCCCACTTCCGCCACCATTCTCAATCAATGTAAAGAAAAGCAGAACTTGGCCCTATGCATGCAAATCGCGTTGCCGGAGAAGGGAAATTACCGGTGGTCATGATGGCTGACCGGATTGCGGCGGCGCTCCAG from Triticum urartu cultivar G1812 chromosome 3, Tu2.1, whole genome shotgun sequence encodes:
- the LOC125544705 gene encoding probable complex I intermediate-associated protein 30, which codes for MSRLRALWQASVNATKRAVVWNSEDLFPPSERYIFNFNSKDEVKKWHLYSDSEYGGLSSASLEITDSVSGGDTSSTGVFSGNLSLDMSEGSPWRIRRSGFCGMRSKKFDGYIDLDSYDTIAMKLRGDGRTYISTIYTENWVNSPGQEEDNSWQAFVYVPQGSWRILKIPLDSYLPTWKGNVIEANMEMNPSRVVGMSLSLNAEGGVPGAKTGPGDFRLDVDWIKAMRSL